One genomic segment of Erythrolamprus reginae isolate rEryReg1 chromosome 2, rEryReg1.hap1, whole genome shotgun sequence includes these proteins:
- the TMEM174 gene encoding transmembrane protein 174 encodes MEQNQNTAEDTSTNGFSVSPCHRNHSEIHASEDDKAGPALFFSGIFLGVIGVTFALIGWVKYEGAIHFEWTRLLGPTLLLMGVTFLLTAVFKFKIFSCNACNQDEENSLDTERAYHGFYAEIRQPIILHGAAMVPYLPSPTQERFATNSANWQQVLSHSEFIPGPRSIIPVLNPPHSDNVTPMDSSAFSEENYSVYLTVDTISERSANSLEEPEEILDEDLCNESLPPPYEKIFPPLP; translated from the exons ATGGAACAAAACCAGAACACTGCAGAAGATACGTCTACCAATGGGTTTTCTGTCTCTCCTTGCCATCGAAATCACTCTGAAATTCATGCATCTGAGGATGACAAAGCTGGTCCAGCACTATTTTTCTCCGGAATCTTTTTAGGGGTTATAGGAGTCACCTTCGCTCTGATTGGATGGGTGAAATATGAAGGTGCCATTCACTTTGAATGGACTCGATTGCTTGGACCCACACTGCTTTTAATGGGGGTaacatttctgctgactgccgtgttcaaatttaaaatattctccTGCAATGCTTGCAACCAGGACGAAGAAAACTCACTTGACACCGAAAGAGCATATCATGGGTTTTACGCTGAAATTAGGCAGCCCATCATCCTTCACGGAGCTGCAATGGTACCTTACCTGCCTTCTCCAACCCAGGAAAGATTTGCTACCAATTCAGCCAATTGGCAGCAAGTATTGAGCCATTCTGAATTTATCCCAGGTCCAAGATCAATAATTCCTGTTCTTAATCCTCCTCATTCTGATAATGTCACTCCCATGGACAGCTCTGCTTTTTCAGAAGAGAATTATTCTGTTTATCTTACAGTGGACACCATAAGTGAAAG GTCAGCTAACAGTCTTGAGGAACCTGAAGAGATATTGGATGAAGATCTTTGCAATGAGTCCTTACCTCCTCCTTATGAGAAGATATTTCCACCTTTGCCATAA
- the TMEM171 gene encoding transmembrane protein 171: MYSVPRSLSGMEGDNGHPRKFISFLFVFGITLLCAGFLLSMFVLQTCPSGAFGDCKGAFKIIGPLLAVVGLVCIILAQSRAKDYLRDVQLQDDQVYGFVFCRGNCQFAQFLVFGFLFLTSGMLISVLGIWIPGCSPGWRYQQFNHSNTSGVELQDCGFHSVQTMGPLIVLIGLCFFVIAHIKKKQNLNLIQESSVSEEQLNSESFQVTVGDTVMVFPPPPPPYFSDCSPQTITPSLVTSELILNENPPPYHSIFIN, translated from the exons ATGTATTCGGTTCCTCGCTCCCTATCTGGAATGGAAGGAGATAATGGACATCCTAGGAAATTTATCTCTTTCCTTTTCGTTTTTGGCATTACGTTGTTATGTGCTGGATTTTTGCTATCAATGTTTGTTTTGCAAACCTGTCCAAGTGGAGCCTTTGGCGACTGTAAGGGAGCTTTCAAAATCATTGGGCCTCTGCTTGCAGTGGTTGGACTAGTTTGTATAATCTTGGCACAATCGAGAGCCAAAGATTATCTTAGAGATGTGCAATTGCAAGACGATCAGGTATATGGATTTGTTTTTTGTCGAGGAAATTGTCAGTTTGCTCAGTTCCTCGtctttggttttttatttttaacaagtgGGATGCTTATTAGTGTCCTGGGCATATGGATTCCGGGATGCAGTCCAGGGTGGCGCTATCAGCAGTTTAACCATAGCAACACATCCGGCGTTGAACTCCAGGACTGTGGATTTCATTCTGTTCAAACTATGGGCCCTTTAATTGTGCTTATTGGATTATGTTTCTTTGTAATAGCTcacattaaaaagaaacaaaatttaaacctcatccaagaatcttctgtCAGTGAAGAACAACTGAACTCTGAATCATTTCAAGTTACAGTAG gtgaTACCGTAATGGtttttcctccaccaccaccaccttattTTTCTGATTGTTCACCACAGACCATAACTCCTAGCTTGGTAACAAGCGAacttattttaaatgaaaatccTCCACCATACCacagtatttttattaattg A